In Microvenator marinus, one genomic interval encodes:
- a CDS encoding thrombospondin type 3 repeat-containing protein, with protein MGKYRWLAVIFVTVGCSEPAVECRLSVECEQNFICVSGRCVEDNVTLQDMGEPDMETPEDMPEVDMEPDGSIIQIPDMTEEDMSIVDPEDPDTDGIANAEDNCPQDFNPNQLDSDGDGQGDACDSDVDGDGIDNEQDNCKFVANPGQENVDGDRFGDACDFDSDNDGVSNPVDNCPLIQNPDQLDTDGDGLGDACDDDIDGDGVPNDEDNCPYDANPDQTDTTQNGEGDACDSDRDGDGLPNLVDNCPSVANPDQADLDGDGIGDLCDDDMDGDGTPNVTDTCPFLANTNQTDTDGDGLGDACDNCPSIENPDQADSDSDGVGDACDNCPGLANEDQANFDGDAFGDACDLCPSVASGLNLDSDGDGIGDACDSDSDGDNVPNVMDNCPTVANPGQEDSDSDGVGDVCDNCPNDPNGNQRDNDRDGVGNVCDNCINVSNPGQEDSDGNGFGDACSP; from the coding sequence GTGGGAAAATACAGATGGTTAGCCGTCATTTTTGTGACGGTAGGGTGTTCTGAGCCGGCTGTCGAGTGTCGATTATCGGTGGAATGTGAGCAGAATTTTATCTGTGTTTCGGGACGTTGTGTTGAAGACAACGTGACCCTTCAAGACATGGGTGAGCCCGATATGGAGACCCCTGAAGACATGCCTGAAGTGGACATGGAACCCGATGGTTCCATCATCCAAATTCCCGACATGACCGAAGAGGACATGAGTATCGTGGACCCGGAAGATCCTGATACGGACGGGATCGCGAATGCGGAAGATAACTGTCCACAAGATTTCAATCCCAATCAGCTCGATTCCGACGGCGATGGCCAGGGTGATGCGTGTGATTCAGATGTTGATGGTGATGGAATCGACAATGAGCAAGACAACTGCAAGTTCGTGGCGAATCCGGGTCAAGAGAATGTGGATGGGGATCGATTTGGAGATGCCTGCGATTTTGATTCTGACAACGATGGGGTGTCGAATCCAGTCGACAATTGTCCATTAATTCAAAACCCAGACCAGTTGGACACGGATGGAGACGGTCTCGGGGACGCTTGTGACGATGATATCGACGGTGACGGTGTTCCGAATGACGAGGATAACTGTCCTTACGACGCCAATCCGGACCAGACCGATACCACTCAGAATGGCGAGGGTGACGCCTGTGACTCGGACCGCGATGGTGACGGCCTGCCAAACCTCGTTGACAACTGCCCTTCGGTCGCCAATCCAGACCAGGCTGACCTCGATGGAGACGGAATCGGAGATCTCTGCGACGACGATATGGACGGAGACGGAACGCCAAATGTCACGGATACCTGTCCATTCCTGGCCAACACGAATCAGACTGATACGGATGGCGATGGACTCGGGGACGCCTGCGACAATTGCCCAAGCATCGAGAACCCCGATCAGGCGGACTCCGATTCTGACGGTGTAGGAGATGCATGTGATAACTGCCCGGGCCTTGCAAACGAGGATCAGGCCAATTTTGATGGTGATGCGTTTGGAGACGCGTGCGATCTCTGCCCATCCGTTGCCTCTGGACTTAACTTGGACTCGGATGGAGATGGGATTGGTGACGCCTGTGATTCAGACTCCGATGGCGACAACGTTCCCAATGTCATGGACAACTGCCCTACAGTAGCGAATCCAGGTCAAGAAGACTCGGATTCCGACGGAGTAGGCGATGTTTGCGATAACTGCCCCAACGACCCCAACGGAAATCAACGCGACAACGACCGAGACGGCGTGGGTAACGTATGTGATAACTGCATCAACGTTTCCAATCCCGGGCAGGAAGATTCCGACGGTAATGGATTTGGAGATGCCTGTTCTCCATGA